In Mercenaria mercenaria strain notata chromosome 15, MADL_Memer_1, whole genome shotgun sequence, a single genomic region encodes these proteins:
- the LOC123527562 gene encoding circumsporozoite protein-like: MDRINCLECGETFCSRYNMMRHKRNKHLKEDERFGNSTHTPELASGAHFGAPQEAPQRAPGAPQGAPQGAPQGAPEGAPQGAPQGAPEGASQGAPQGAPEAAPQGAPQEAPEGAPQEAPRGSPQGASREIDPTILQHHFTMIISGPTACGKATFVKELLQNHTSPTELSLVYRE; the protein is encoded by the exons ATGGATAGAATTAACTGTCTGGAATGTGGTGAAACGTTTTGTAGTAGATACAACATGATGCGgcataaaagaaacaaacatcTAAAAGAAGATGAACGCTTTGGAAATTCAACTCATACGCCTGAATTGGCATCAGGAGCGCATTTTGGAGCGCCACAGGAAGCTCCGCAAAGAGCGCCGGGAGCTCCACAAGGAGCGCCTCAGGGAGCGCCGCAGGGAGCTCCGGAAGGAGCGCCTCAGGGAGCGCCGCAGGGAGCTCCGGAAGGAGCGTCTCAGGGAGCGCCGCAGGGAGCTCCGGAAGCAGCGCCTCAGGGAGCGCCGCAGGAAGCTCCAGAAGGAGCGCCTCAGGAAGCACCACGGGGATCCCCGCAGGGAGCGTCACGGGAAATTGATCCAACTATTCTCCAGCATCATTTTACCATGATCATTTCTGGTCCCAcag CATGTGGGAAAGCAACATTTGTAAAAGAACTGCTCCAAAATCATACCAGTCCTACAGAATTAAGCCTAGTGTACAGAGAATAG